A window of the Thermodesulfobacteriota bacterium genome harbors these coding sequences:
- the rsmH gene encoding 16S rRNA (cytosine(1402)-N(4))-methyltransferase RsmH, with translation MKPPYHVPVLLDAVLEVLPTLPDGVYVDGTLGGGGHARHIAERLGPGGLLLGVDRDPEALAAAAPLAADFPGRVRLVHGSFGDLGVILAAQGLGCVDGILLDLGVSSRQLDEAGRGFSFLRDGPLDMRMDPRSGVPAAELVNALSEEELARLFREYGEEPRASRVARALVRARGRRPLKTTGELARAVEEALGRRGGKHPATRVFQALRLAVNAELLALERFLEALPDLLSPGGRVAVIAYHSLEDRRVKQALRGYAPQCRCPAEALRCTCGSPGLLRPLGRKAVKPGRDEIEANPRARSARLRAAERLPDPDRPRRGGTP, from the coding sequence GTGAAACCCCCCTACCACGTGCCGGTGCTCCTGGACGCCGTGCTGGAGGTGTTGCCCACGTTGCCCGACGGCGTGTACGTGGACGGCACCCTGGGGGGCGGCGGCCACGCCCGGCACATCGCCGAGCGCCTGGGGCCGGGAGGTCTCCTCTTGGGGGTCGACCGGGACCCCGAGGCCCTGGCAGCCGCCGCGCCCCTGGCCGCGGACTTCCCCGGCCGCGTGCGGCTGGTCCACGGGAGCTTCGGCGACCTGGGGGTTATCCTCGCGGCCCAGGGGCTGGGTTGCGTGGACGGCATTCTCCTGGACCTGGGGGTCTCCTCGCGGCAGCTCGACGAGGCGGGACGGGGCTTCAGCTTCCTGCGGGACGGGCCCCTGGACATGCGCATGGACCCCCGGTCCGGGGTGCCCGCCGCCGAGCTCGTGAACGCGCTCTCGGAAGAAGAGCTGGCCCGCCTCTTCCGGGAGTACGGGGAAGAGCCCCGGGCCTCCCGGGTGGCCCGGGCACTGGTGCGGGCCCGGGGGCGCCGGCCCCTGAAAACCACGGGGGAGCTCGCCCGGGCCGTAGAAGAAGCCCTGGGCCGTCGCGGCGGAAAGCACCCGGCCACCCGGGTCTTCCAGGCCCTGCGGCTCGCGGTGAACGCCGAGCTCCTGGCCTTGGAGCGGTTCCTGGAGGCCCTGCCGGACCTCCTCTCCCCCGGGGGCAGGGTGGCGGTGATCGCCTACCACTCCCTGGAGGACCGCCGGGTCAAGCAGGCCCTGCGAGGCTACGCGCCCCAGTGCCGGTGCCCGGCCGAGGCTCTCCGGTGCACCTGCGGCAGCCCGGGGCTCCTGCGGCCCCTGGGCCGCAAGGCCGTCAAGCCCGGCCGGGACGAGATCGAAGCCAATCCCCGGGCGCGTAGCGCCCGGCTCCGGGCCGCCGAGCGGCTGCCGGATCCCGACCGCCCCCGTCGAGGAGGAACGCCATGA
- a CDS encoding STAS domain-containing protein: MSAPGNAPATLVRGSRRGVEVVRLGADVGREQGEALSRELAAALRACPGEVLLDLRATRHIHYRVAAVVAELSRSARGGRRLGLVGPSPYVRQILRLAGALEDDLREYRSVREAVGARAA; the protein is encoded by the coding sequence GTGAGCGCGCCCGGGAACGCCCCCGCGACCTTGGTTCGGGGAAGCCGCCGGGGGGTCGAGGTCGTGCGCCTGGGGGCAGACGTGGGCCGGGAGCAGGGAGAAGCCCTCTCCCGGGAGCTCGCGGCGGCGTTGCGGGCCTGCCCTGGGGAGGTGCTCCTGGACCTGCGGGCCACCCGCCACATCCACTACCGGGTGGCGGCGGTGGTGGCGGAGCTCTCCCGGAGCGCCCGGGGCGGGCGCCGGCTGGGGCTGGTAGGGCCGTCGCCCTACGTGCGCCAGATCCTGCGGCTCGCGGGGGCCCTGGAGGACGACCTCCGAGAGTACCGGAGCGTTCGGGAGGCGGTGGGGGCCCGCGCGGCGTGA
- the ftsL gene encoding cell division protein FtsL translates to MSVTKPARALALPALPWILPSAGRWGVRVLAFALCLAAALLLTATRLEITRLHYDLSELYGHKENLGAEVARLKVEAATLSSAKRIEELARKQGLAYPDRSSVVVLDE, encoded by the coding sequence ATGAGTGTCACCAAGCCCGCACGCGCCCTGGCGCTTCCGGCCCTGCCCTGGATCCTCCCAAGCGCGGGGCGCTGGGGGGTTCGGGTCCTGGCCTTCGCCCTGTGCCTGGCCGCGGCGCTGCTCCTGACCGCCACGCGGCTCGAGATCACCCGGCTCCACTACGACCTCAGCGAGCTTTACGGACACAAGGAGAACCTGGGAGCGGAGGTGGCGCGCCTCAAGGTGGAAGCGGCCACCCTCTCGAGCGCCAAGCGCATCGAGGAGCTGGCGAGGAAGCAGGGCCTGGCATACCCGGACCGGTCGAGCGTCGTCGTCCTCGATGAGTAG
- the mraZ gene encoding division/cell wall cluster transcriptional repressor MraZ, whose product MFRGCYEHTIDDKGRLSIPAKLREALEASFSAPLFLTRKDDCLVAYPSDEWRALEAKISGLPSFDPKVVAFRRFFLAPAQECPLDKAGRILVPPTLRAYAALERDVVLAGMGNHLEVWSRERHEAAMQAAQADFPALAQAMGALGL is encoded by the coding sequence ATGTTCCGCGGGTGCTACGAGCACACCATCGACGACAAGGGCCGCCTGAGCATCCCGGCCAAGCTGCGCGAGGCGCTCGAGGCGTCCTTTTCGGCCCCCCTCTTCCTGACCCGCAAGGACGACTGCCTGGTGGCCTACCCCTCGGACGAGTGGCGGGCACTGGAGGCGAAGATCTCCGGCCTGCCCTCTTTCGACCCCAAGGTGGTGGCGTTTCGGCGCTTCTTCCTGGCGCCGGCCCAGGAATGCCCCCTGGACAAGGCCGGCCGCATCCTCGTGCCCCCCACGCTTCGCGCGTACGCTGCCCTGGAGCGGGACGTGGTGCTCGCGGGCATGGGAAACCACCTGGAGGTCTGGTCCAGGGAACGCCACGAGGCCGCCATGCAGGCCGCCCAGGCGGACTTCCCTGCCCTGGCCCAGGCCATGGGAGCCCTGGGCCTGTGA